In Pangasianodon hypophthalmus isolate fPanHyp1 chromosome 29, fPanHyp1.pri, whole genome shotgun sequence, one genomic interval encodes:
- the LOC128317719 gene encoding uncharacterized protein LOC128317719, which yields MSNREYHGEEHHRHTFDSKQGDKEQERRWRTFKLDLCLQAALHQPQNIQQTVQKVIPYNYEEQSDFLLDLYSHVKQYESNTGRSVLPALLPVYQSLPAVWYINLSERKASLLLEVLKLQTEKKPVELRDCSDEESEVRNFLQCLPYISHLRFKDFNTKQGEKEQEKRWRTFKLDLCLQAALHQPQNIQQTVQKVIPYNYEEESDFLLDLYSHVKQYESNTGRRVLPALLPVYQSLPEVWSINLSERKASLLLEVLKLQTEKKPVELIDCSDEESEVRSFLQCLPYISELWFNE from the exons ATGTCGAACAGAGAATATCACGGAGAGGAGCACCATCGACACAC CTTTGACTCTAAACAGGGAGACAAAGAACAAGAAAGGAGATGGAGAACATTTAAACTGGATTTGTGTCTGCAAGCAGCTCTACACCAACCACAAAACATCCAGCAAACAGTGCAGAAAGTGATCCCTTATAATTATGAAGAACAGAGTGATTTCCTGCTGGATCTGTACTCACATGTGAAGCAGTATGAGAGTAACACAGGCAGGAGTGTCCTTCCAGCATTGCTGCCAGTTTACcagtcacttcctgcagtctgGTACATAAATCTCTCAGAGAGAAAAGCCTCCCTCCTCCTAGAAGTgctgaaactccaaacagagaAGAAACCAGTGGAGCTGAGAGACTGCTCAGATGAAGAGAGTGAAGTGAGGAATTTCCTTCAGTGTCTGCCCTACATCTCACACCTCAGGTTTAAAGA CTTTAACACtaaacagggagagaaagaacaagaaaagagATGGAGAACATTTAAACTGGATTTGTGTCTGCAAGCAGCTCTACACCAACCACAAAACATCCAGCAAACAGTGCAGAAAGTGATCCCTTATAATTATGAAGAAGAGAGTGATTTCCTGCTGGATCTGTACTCACATGTGAAGCAGTATGAGAGTAACACAGGCAGGAGAGTCCTTCCAGCATTGCTGCCAGTTTACCAGTCACTTCCTGAAGTCTGGTCCATAAATCTCTCAGAGAGAAAAGCCTCCCTCCTCCTAGAAGTgctgaaactccaaacagagaAGAAACCAGTGGAGCTGATAGACTGCTCAGATGAAGAGAGTGAAGTGAGGAGTTTCCTTCAGTGTCTGCCCTACATCTCAGAGCTCTGGTTTAATGAGtaa